The genome window ATCGCGACACGCCCGATCAGATCATCGGGATGGTGCATGTGTTCGACGTGTTCGTGCGGAGTGGTGAGACGTTACCACCGATTCGTCCGGTCACCGTCGCCACGTCCACGAAATCCGCGAAGGAATTGCTGTTCGAGCTGCTGCGCTCGCGTCGACAGTTGGCGATTGTTCAGGACGACGGAACGGTCGTCGGGCTGGTGACCCTCGAAGACCTGCTCGAGGAGTTGGTGGGCGACATCCGCGATGAACACGACGACGAGTGATGATGACTGAAGCGATGGCTCGACTGATGGTGCAGTTTCGTGCGGGTAAGCCGGCTGCGCTCGCGCGTGCGGTGAGCATTGTGGAGAATCACCGTCCGGGCTTCGAGCAGATTCTCTCGACGGTGCATCCCACGCTCGGTCGCGCGCGCCGCATTGGCATCACCGGCCCGCCGGGCGCCGGCAAGAGCACACTCACCACGCGCTTAGCCAGACGCTATCGCAACGCGGGTTTGCGCGTCGGCATTGTGGCGGTCGATCCCACGTCGCCGTTCACCGGGGGAGCACTGCTGGGCGATCGCATTCGGATGGAGGAAGTCGCGCTCGACCCTGGTGTGTTCATTCGTTCCATGGCGACGCGCGGATCACTCGGCGGATTGGCGACGGCCACACGAGAAGTGTGCGACGTCCTCGATGGCTTCGGTATGGACGTGATTTTGCTCGAGACTGTGGGCGTGGGACAGAGCGAACTGGATATCTCGCGGGCCGCCGACACCACGCTGGTGGTACTCGTGCCGGAGTCGGGCGACTCCATCCAGACACTCAAGGCCGGCGTGATGGAGATCGCCGACGTGTTCGCCGTGAACAAGGCGGATCGCCCGGGCGCGGATCGCCTGCGAAACGACATCGAACTCATGCTCGGCCTCCGGGCCGGTGCGACGATGCAGAACGTTCCGGCCCACCATGGCGTAGATCTTCGGCACCTGCCGGACCGTGACGCCCTTCGGGACGCCATGAATCCGGCGCGCGCCGCTCGTGCCGCCGCCCAAGCCGAACAGTCCGAGCAGTGGACCCCGCCAGTGCTGCGCGTCATTGCCGCTCAGAACGAAGGAATTGACGAGGTCGTCGACGCTCTCGACCGTCACGTGCGCTATCTTGAGAGCAGCGGCGAGCTTCGGTCCCGTCGACGGGCTCGCCTGCGTGAGCGGGTGATGGAGGTGGTGGAGCAGCAGCTCCGTCGGCG of Gemmatimonas sp. contains these proteins:
- the meaB gene encoding methylmalonyl Co-A mutase-associated GTPase MeaB, producing the protein MTEAMARLMVQFRAGKPAALARAVSIVENHRPGFEQILSTVHPTLGRARRIGITGPPGAGKSTLTTRLARRYRNAGLRVGIVAVDPTSPFTGGALLGDRIRMEEVALDPGVFIRSMATRGSLGGLATATREVCDVLDGFGMDVILLETVGVGQSELDISRAADTTLVVLVPESGDSIQTLKAGVMEIADVFAVNKADRPGADRLRNDIELMLGLRAGATMQNVPAHHGVDLRHLPDRDALRDAMNPARAARAAAQAEQSEQWTPPVLRVIAAQNEGIDEVVDALDRHVRYLESSGELRSRRRARLRERVMEVVEQQLRRRLWQDDDTLAWVDERLDALEAGTQVPFAVADALRARSVALLTGAEYAPLQDG